The following proteins are co-located in the Solenopsis invicta isolate M01_SB chromosome 7, UNIL_Sinv_3.0, whole genome shotgun sequence genome:
- the LOC105207159 gene encoding uncharacterized protein LOC105207159 yields the protein MGELNNMRKQLENIPTKEDFEKLQDAIASLPTKQDFISLNQKLDRILKRQNNKMPIKPDCIPLNSVEEVQNFNNIDEERYDEVVTYLKFLGGQTLEESVKFCMKQIIMDEALSKYSLWGEKDRNLELYNTQLLYAVYEAVATSPYFMVPNQQQFYDAIKEAIRFAKQRIRNAIRRKPGEKGRRTRRREEADAIFGINRREEEEIEDREEREGGGESS from the exons ATGGG GGAATTGAATAACATGAGGAAGCAGCTAGAAAATATACCGACTAAAGAAGATTTCGA aaaactccAAGATGCAATAGCCAGCCTGCCAACGAAGCAAGATTTTAT ATCTCTGAACCAAAAATTGGACAGAATACTAAAAAgacaaaacaataaaatgcCAATAAAACCGGATTGCATTCCTTTAAATTCCGTTGAAGAAGTACAAAACTTCAACAATATTGACGAAGAACGGTACGATGAAGTA GTAACATATCTCAAATTCTTGGGAGGACAAACCTTAGAGGAAAGCGTTAAATTTTGCATGAAGCAAATAATAATGGACGAAGCTTTGAGCAAATATTCTTTATGGGGCGAAAAGGACCGGAATCTCGAGCTTTACAATACGCAGTTATTATATGCAGTATAcg AAGCAGTAGCCACCAGCCCATATTTTATGGTACCTAATCAGCAGCAATTTTATGATGCTATAAAAGAAGCAATAAGATTCGCGAAACAACGAATAAGAAATGCAATTCGCAGAAAACCAGGCGAAAAAGGTCGCCGAACAAGGCGGCGCGAAGAAGCGGATGCCATATTTGGCATAAACAGacgagaggaagaagaaatagaagatagagaggagagagaaggaggaggagaatcATCTTAG
- the LOC113006034 gene encoding uncharacterized protein LOC113006034 isoform X3, with the protein MEAEELCALSCLSYMLYRRRRYRLLKKHKRRWWCRPINTLRFYQGDFDHLFQKLKQDSDMFFKYTRMNEDTFNLLLSKIVSYLKKSNWRALSPEQRLIITLRFLATGDQMTSIALAYRIGLSTAHSVVKETCEIISNVLSTEYLNPPTLNEWKNISTGFWQRWNFPNTIGAMDGKHIQIQAPPKSGSLYFNYKKTFSLVLMAICDRINIVSSTIFTFLFLYQKYKNIHIYVLNYIYN; encoded by the exons atggaAGCTGAAGAATTATGTGCTTTGTCATGTTTGAGTTATATGTTATACAGACGTCGTCGATATcgtctattaaaaaaacataagagAAGATGGTGGTGTCGTCCAATTAATACATTAAGATTTTATCAAGGAGATTTTGACCACctctttcaaaaattgaaacaagattcagatatgttttttaaatatacacgaATGAATGaagatacttttaatttattattaagcaagattgtatcatatttaaaaaaatctaattggcGAGCCTTGTCTCCAGAGCAGCGTTTGATTATTACACTCag gTTTCTTGCAACAGGTGACCAAATGACATCAATAGCATTAGCATATCGCATTGGATTATCAACTGCTCATTCCGTAGTTAAGGAAACATGCGAAATAATTTCAAACGTACTTAGTACTGAATATCTTAATCCACCAACATTGAATGAGTGGAAAAATATAAGCACGGGCTTTTGGCAACGGTGGAATTTTCCAAACACAATTGGTGCAATGGATGGAAAGCACATCCAGATACAAGCACCACCAAAATCTGGGagcttatattttaattataagaagaCTTTTAGCTTAGTACTCATGGCTATATGTGATCGAATAAATATTGTATCCAGtactatttttacttttttatttctgtatcaaaagtacaaaaatatacatatctatgtgctgaattacatatataattaa
- the LOC113006034 gene encoding uncharacterized protein LOC113006034 isoform X1 yields the protein MNSFQSRRRKPILQLESKRRARILLQMRRFYQTRCNDEQQRNSRQQLMSLVDITDGNSLASNNETNNETISSVELNMNENVSDDLTHVESEQNLEVNDVPIVDNNCSSTISNNDVFLYTVNRVFQKSLASAFIKCNLTHSQGNIILNILRSHKCHTFLPKDTRSLLNTPRDKTAVRSIYPGQYLHIGFETSINNILKKTSPNQIPSVLEIDWSTDGAKVNKCGTMQIWPIQISISNISYSKPEVVGIYIGKKKPGDINLFMDEFVTDVLQVLERGSIIFNYQQIPITLRAFIADAPARSWLLNHYGHTLSHACGKCKVVGVRYEQRMIFLGTNHRLRTDEEYIRITDRDHHKGTSPLSRLPMEMVTQVPVDYMHLVCIGVVKKLLTAWITGKYGKKAKLSGRNIDVVSKRLELLSHYCPRDFARKPRSLSDYSDYKATEGRQFILYTGPVVMLGIMEKQTYTHFLFLHSAIRMLCSNTFSNMSLLQRAEVALKKFIEKCQFFYKLTFMSYNVHALLHLVTDVKRFGPLDSFSAFKYENNMQFFRRSYRKPHQALQQFALRQAEINNRKKELCSTSTNVTVTQVFDRHSEGPLPLELLPTHCRQYTKIQIESMFFNVTSLGDKCCILKDSLVCVIENILEINETYHFVIKKFEIVEDFYDVGILSSSLDIYKCSALSSDLYVISITEVQAKCYMMLSWKVIDDEGSDSSSDSETDKPVDGEYIVSVLL from the coding sequence atgaattCATTTCAAAGTAGACGCCGTAAGCCTATTTTGCAATTAGAATCAAAGAGGCGAGCGAGGATTCTGTTACAAATGAGGCGATTTTATCAAACAAGATGTAACGATGAACAGCAGCGTAATTCCAGACAACAATTAATGTCGTTGGTAGACATAACAGACGGAAATAGTCTTGCTAGTAATAATGAAACTAATAATGAGACAATATCTTCTGTCGAGTTAAATATGAATGAAAACGTTTCTGATGACTTAACGCATGTCGAAAGTGAGCAAAATCTTGAAGTCAATGACGTACCAATCGTAGACAATAATTGTAGTAGTACAATCAGTAATAATGATGTATTTTTGTACACTGTAAATAGGgtatttcaaaaatctttagCGTCAgcgtttataaaatgtaatttgacTCATTCACaaggaaatataattttaaatatattacgatCACATAAATGTCATACGTTTCTACCAAAAGATACAAGATCATTACTTAACACGCCGCGTGACAAAACTGCAGTTCGTTCAATATATCCAGGACAATATCTTCATATTGGTTTCGAAACAAGCATTAATAACATTCTCAAGAAAACTTCACCGAATCAAATTCCTTCCGTTCTTGAAATAGACTGGAGTACCGATGGCGCAAAGGTAAACAAATGTGGGACAATGCAAATTTGGCCTATCCAAATTTCAATAAGTAATATAAGTTACAGCAAACCTGAAGTAGTAGGTATCTATATAGGGAAAAAAAAGCCAGgtgacattaatttatttatggatGAATTTGTAACTGATGTATTGCAAGTTCTTGAAAGAGgcagtataatatttaattatcaacaAATCCCCATTACACTAAGAGCATTCATCGCAGATGCTCCAGCTCGTTCTTGGTTATTGAATCATTATGGGCATACATTGAGTCATGCATGCGGAAAATGTAAAGTTGTCGGTGTACGATATGAACAACGAATGATCTTTTTAGGTACAAATCATCGTTTAAGAACAGATGAGGAGTATATTCGGATAACAGACCGCGATCATCATAAAGGGACAAGTCCTTTATCCCGATTACCTATGGAAATGGTGACACAAGTTCCCGTAGACTATATGCACTTAGTGTGTATAGGagttgtgaaaaaattattaaccgCGTGGATTACAGGAAAATATGgtaaaaaagcaaaattatcaGGTCGAAACATAGACGTAGTATCAAAACGGCTTGAACTTCTTTCCCATTATTGTCCACGGGACTTTGCCAGAAAACCCAGGTCATTGAGCGATTATTCAGATTATAAAGCCACAGAGGGACGACAATTCATTTTATATACTGGACCTGTAGTAATGCTTGGTATTATGGAAAAGCAAACGTAtactcatttcttatttctacATTCAGCAATTCGTATGCTTTGCAGTAACACATTTTCGAATATGTCTTTATTACAACGTGCAGAAGTagcacttaaaaaatttattgaaaaatgccaatttttctataaacttACTTTTATGTCTTATAATGTGCATGCTTTACTACACCTGGTGACAGATGTAAAACGCTTTGGTCCGTTAGACAGTTTTTCCgcttttaaatatgaaaataatatgcaattttttaGACGCTCGTATAGAAAACCCCATCAGGCTTTACAGCAATTTGCCCTCAGACAGGCAGAAATAAATAATCGTAAGAAAGAGCTTTGTTCCACGTCCACCAATGTAACAGTTACACAAGTGTTTGATAGGCATAGCGAAGGTCCTCTTCCATTAGAACTTTTACCTACACATTGTCGACAGTACACAAAAATACAAATCGAAAGtatgttttttaatgttacttCACTTGGCGACAAATGTTGTATTTTAAAAGATTCTTTAGTATGTGTAATTGAAAACATACtagaaataaatgaaacatACCATTTTGTGATAAAGAAATTCGAAATTGTGGAAGATTTTTATGATGTTGGCATTTTATCATCATCATTAGATATTTACAAATGTTCTGCATTATCAAGCGATCTTTATGTGATATCTATTACTGAAGTGCAAGCAAAATGTTACATGATGTTATCTTGGAAAGTCATTGATGACGAAGGCTCTGATTCTAGCAGTGATTCCGAAACAGATAAGCCAGTTGATGGGGAATACATCGTATCAGTTCTTTTATAG
- the LOC113006034 gene encoding uncharacterized protein LOC113006034 isoform X2, whose amino-acid sequence MRRFYQTRCNDEQQRNSRQQLMSLVDITDGNSLASNNETNNETISSVELNMNENVSDDLTHVESEQNLEVNDVPIVDNNCSSTISNNDVFLYTVNRVFQKSLASAFIKCNLTHSQGNIILNILRSHKCHTFLPKDTRSLLNTPRDKTAVRSIYPGQYLHIGFETSINNILKKTSPNQIPSVLEIDWSTDGAKVNKCGTMQIWPIQISISNISYSKPEVVGIYIGKKKPGDINLFMDEFVTDVLQVLERGSIIFNYQQIPITLRAFIADAPARSWLLNHYGHTLSHACGKCKVVGVRYEQRMIFLGTNHRLRTDEEYIRITDRDHHKGTSPLSRLPMEMVTQVPVDYMHLVCIGVVKKLLTAWITGKYGKKAKLSGRNIDVVSKRLELLSHYCPRDFARKPRSLSDYSDYKATEGRQFILYTGPVVMLGIMEKQTYTHFLFLHSAIRMLCSNTFSNMSLLQRAEVALKKFIEKCQFFYKLTFMSYNVHALLHLVTDVKRFGPLDSFSAFKYENNMQFFRRSYRKPHQALQQFALRQAEINNRKKELCSTSTNVTVTQVFDRHSEGPLPLELLPTHCRQYTKIQIESMFFNVTSLGDKCCILKDSLVCVIENILEINETYHFVIKKFEIVEDFYDVGILSSSLDIYKCSALSSDLYVISITEVQAKCYMMLSWKVIDDEGSDSSSDSETDKPVDGEYIVSVLL is encoded by the coding sequence ATGAGGCGATTTTATCAAACAAGATGTAACGATGAACAGCAGCGTAATTCCAGACAACAATTAATGTCGTTGGTAGACATAACAGACGGAAATAGTCTTGCTAGTAATAATGAAACTAATAATGAGACAATATCTTCTGTCGAGTTAAATATGAATGAAAACGTTTCTGATGACTTAACGCATGTCGAAAGTGAGCAAAATCTTGAAGTCAATGACGTACCAATCGTAGACAATAATTGTAGTAGTACAATCAGTAATAATGATGTATTTTTGTACACTGTAAATAGGgtatttcaaaaatctttagCGTCAgcgtttataaaatgtaatttgacTCATTCACaaggaaatataattttaaatatattacgatCACATAAATGTCATACGTTTCTACCAAAAGATACAAGATCATTACTTAACACGCCGCGTGACAAAACTGCAGTTCGTTCAATATATCCAGGACAATATCTTCATATTGGTTTCGAAACAAGCATTAATAACATTCTCAAGAAAACTTCACCGAATCAAATTCCTTCCGTTCTTGAAATAGACTGGAGTACCGATGGCGCAAAGGTAAACAAATGTGGGACAATGCAAATTTGGCCTATCCAAATTTCAATAAGTAATATAAGTTACAGCAAACCTGAAGTAGTAGGTATCTATATAGGGAAAAAAAAGCCAGgtgacattaatttatttatggatGAATTTGTAACTGATGTATTGCAAGTTCTTGAAAGAGgcagtataatatttaattatcaacaAATCCCCATTACACTAAGAGCATTCATCGCAGATGCTCCAGCTCGTTCTTGGTTATTGAATCATTATGGGCATACATTGAGTCATGCATGCGGAAAATGTAAAGTTGTCGGTGTACGATATGAACAACGAATGATCTTTTTAGGTACAAATCATCGTTTAAGAACAGATGAGGAGTATATTCGGATAACAGACCGCGATCATCATAAAGGGACAAGTCCTTTATCCCGATTACCTATGGAAATGGTGACACAAGTTCCCGTAGACTATATGCACTTAGTGTGTATAGGagttgtgaaaaaattattaaccgCGTGGATTACAGGAAAATATGgtaaaaaagcaaaattatcaGGTCGAAACATAGACGTAGTATCAAAACGGCTTGAACTTCTTTCCCATTATTGTCCACGGGACTTTGCCAGAAAACCCAGGTCATTGAGCGATTATTCAGATTATAAAGCCACAGAGGGACGACAATTCATTTTATATACTGGACCTGTAGTAATGCTTGGTATTATGGAAAAGCAAACGTAtactcatttcttatttctacATTCAGCAATTCGTATGCTTTGCAGTAACACATTTTCGAATATGTCTTTATTACAACGTGCAGAAGTagcacttaaaaaatttattgaaaaatgccaatttttctataaacttACTTTTATGTCTTATAATGTGCATGCTTTACTACACCTGGTGACAGATGTAAAACGCTTTGGTCCGTTAGACAGTTTTTCCgcttttaaatatgaaaataatatgcaattttttaGACGCTCGTATAGAAAACCCCATCAGGCTTTACAGCAATTTGCCCTCAGACAGGCAGAAATAAATAATCGTAAGAAAGAGCTTTGTTCCACGTCCACCAATGTAACAGTTACACAAGTGTTTGATAGGCATAGCGAAGGTCCTCTTCCATTAGAACTTTTACCTACACATTGTCGACAGTACACAAAAATACAAATCGAAAGtatgttttttaatgttacttCACTTGGCGACAAATGTTGTATTTTAAAAGATTCTTTAGTATGTGTAATTGAAAACATACtagaaataaatgaaacatACCATTTTGTGATAAAGAAATTCGAAATTGTGGAAGATTTTTATGATGTTGGCATTTTATCATCATCATTAGATATTTACAAATGTTCTGCATTATCAAGCGATCTTTATGTGATATCTATTACTGAAGTGCAAGCAAAATGTTACATGATGTTATCTTGGAAAGTCATTGATGACGAAGGCTCTGATTCTAGCAGTGATTCCGAAACAGATAAGCCAGTTGATGGGGAATACATCGTATCAGTTCTTTTATAG